The Ascaphus truei isolate aAscTru1 chromosome 20, aAscTru1.hap1, whole genome shotgun sequence genome includes the window ctcaGAGAGACAGACAATGTCCTGGAACCAGATGCATGTTCTCCTTGATCTGAGGCTGCCAGCACAGTTCTCAGTGTAATAGTTCTCAGTGTAATCACCAAATAGTGGCAGGATAATAAGTAGCCAGACCATGGTCTGCCTACTATAACTCCTATAGGTATTACCTGTGCCAATCATTAGCTGAGGGTACTATTATATTATAAATTCAACGCACACCGCTAGCTTGATTGGGAGCATTACACGCCTACACACCATTCTccattttttattgatttttgtatcTTTTTCTTCTATTAGCATTTTTCCTGCTTTACAGGTGGCTTAACTTGGATTAGAGCCCAATGTGACCTCGGTAACCAACTCTTTATGACCATGGTCAAGTTAAGGCAAGGGTTTGTGACAGAACAAAATCTACAGTCCTATACTGCTGTTCTAACGGGTAAAAAGGATTATTGTTGTAGAAGTAATAAGTCTTGGTTTCAGAAAATGAAAAAGCCACAGCAAATACATTATTGTTATAGCTCCAGTGTGCAGTAGTTAAgtcaggctacatctgtattttctCAAATGTTATCCACCCACTCCCCTATTTTAGTGTGTGACTATTTTGAGCATTGCTTCCTTTAAACTTTTTATCATATTTCTCTTTTCTATCTTTTACTCCAGTGTGTCCGTGTTGAGGTTTATTGACTTTCCCTCCTATTTTGCTTTATGCAAACTGTGTCCATATGTCATTAATAATTTCTTCTGATCAACTATTCACATCAAGGATCCATTTGTTAATGAAAACTTTCTTACTATATGACCCAATTTGGTCTAGTCACTTAAGTATGATATTGCTTATGGAGGGTTAACCATTTTCGACCACTTGTGCTGTTCTGGGAATGAAACCGTAATTGGGAACCATGTGTCCATTGTGGAGAGATCCGAGCTATATAATTGCTATATATTGTACTGTAAATGATCATCTGGCACAGTTGTTGGACACGCCGAGGCACCATCATAATAGTTATTGCTCTTTAGTGTTAAAAAAGCCCTAAAACTGTTTTCCCTTTGGAATATTACAGGAAGAGGGAAGGCTCTGATCACAATGCATGTGAAGAACCAGACAAGTGTTACGCAATTCCTTCTCCTTGGATTTAAGGATCTTCAGAGCCTTAAAATTCCTGTCTTCTTTCTTTTCCTCGGGATTTGTATTATGACATTAACTGGAAACCTCCTGATCATTGTGTTGGTGTCAACCAGTCACAAGCTCCACTCTCCCATGTACTTCTTTCTCAGCCATCTATCTCTATGTGACATATTGATTACTGCAAATATTGTCCCCAACATGCTTCTTGGTATATTGGAAGAAGGAGCCACCATTTCCTTTAATGGCTGCATCACTCAATTTTATATGCTTGCTGTCTCAGTAACGACAGAGTGCTTCCTTCTAACAGTGATGTCTTATGACCGATACTTGGCCATCTGTCACCCTTTACGTTATACTACTTTTATGGAAATTAGGCTCCAATCTCATCTAGTTTTCTGGTCATGGTTCTTGGGATTGACAATAGCCCTATGTATAGCTACCCAAATATGTATGTTGCAATTCTGTGGCCCCAATGTCATTGACCATTTATTCTGTGATTTTGCTCCCCTTTTACAATTGTCTTGCACAGATACTTCCTTATTGAAATTGGAAGATGTTGTTTTCACTGTTCCTATAACAATCTTCTCATTTATCTTCATCATTGTAACTTATGTCCGTATCTTCTTCACCATCCTCAGGATTCCTTCCACCAGTGGGAGACAGAAAACCTTCTCCACCTGCAGTTCCCACCTGACAGTTGTGTCCTTATTCTATGGAACATTGATCACCATATATCAGGTCCCATCAAGAGGACACTCTGTCAATTTTAATAAAGTCCTGTCTTTGTTGTACATTGTGGTGACCCCATTATTTAATCCTATAATATACTGCCTGAGGAGCCAAGATATCAGGGCAGCTTTCAGAAAACTGGTTAGCAAGAAAaccagagaaggataatacagctATTtcaaagagaaataaatataccgTAAGTCTATTTACTACCCATacagactgtgatggcaaataatgtacatacagtagacatCTTTAAGATAAAGATACACCTATTTTTAGAAATTGAATGTgtacagggatatgccaaatatGTTAAACATAGGAAGGGGGTTAATCAAGAGAAAATTTTGATTGCCAATACTGGAGTCAAGAAGGAAATGTGTTTCCTACTGATTGACAAATATTTCATaatataactataaatataggATGATTATCTGAAACTGTTACAAATTGACAAAGGTTAAACTTGATGAAcgtgttttttttcaacctcatctacagtaGTATGTAAATATTGTATGTAAATTAAATGTTTCGGTGAATCTTTCTAATTTCATTTAGTACAATAGTCTGTTTTTTTGCTATACAAATTCTGCTAAATGGCATgtgttgtttattattattaataaatataatagttaaaataataattatattaatTAAAGAATTCTTCTTTCTGGAGATGAGATTATTAAACTTTGCAGAGCCAGGAGTTCGGTGGTCACCAGACTTCCACCAAACCCTTAGCATTACCGTATCACATGATCCCCCCTGATGCGACCATACCCCCGGATGCAGGAAACGGAAGCTGAGGGAGCTTTACTTCTGTTTGTATTGGGCTGGATGCCCGTTGGTGGGATTAGCACGATCACCcctaaaaacaagcatttgctcATAATGTTCTTGGTATATCATAACAGAAGCAAGTACTCGTTGATGGTTTGCATGCTGGGCAATACAGACTATTGCTTGCTGTATTTTCTTGTAGCAGTGGGAGAGGCTTAGTCCACAAGACAATGGAAAACATGGAATTTTAGTGTACAGTAGGTACTGAAATGGATATGGAACCATGTTTTAATTAAGACTTATGATCAAAAATGTATAATTTCACAAATAAATGTCTGGCAATTTGGGAAATAGAGCAGGGTTATGGTATTTGTTTTACAATAATTATATGCCCTGACGGTCTTACAATCTCATATTGACTGGTGCAAGGGGCAATACTATTATTGTACCCAAGATAACGATGAGTTCAACTTTTCTTCAACTTTTTTATTTTCAGGAGTGTTAGACTGAGATGGCGAGTTCAGGGTAAGGGGGAAATTATGAGCCACTGGACTAGCTCGGATCGGATTCTTACAAACCAAGTTTTGGCCCTGAATGCCAAACCCGAGGCAAAATCTCATATTCATTTTCTCCCCAACATACCTAAGACCGGCCCTCACCTCCCGTTAAAAGCCatgacacagacatacacagacacaatacaaGCATGCAATTAATATAATCTGAGTTGTTATTAACCCCCATCAGTGCCAGTGAAGCCAGATAGGCCCTctcctgtgtgttactgtatatagcgccattgatgtacatacagtagtgcttcacagtagtaatacacgtgacaatcatacaaataacaaataatacaaataactgatcatgggaataagtgtttcagacataaaagtagatAAGTGAGATCCAACGCAGATTTGctcaatataaaatgtatttgtgCCACAAAAAGTTTCGACCGtaaaggtctttatcaagtgacaggcacttgataaagaccttacggtcgaaacgttgtgtggcaaaTCCGTTGTGCATTGGATCTCACTTATCTACAGTTCCGATTTGGATTACCAGGACAGGTaccccttgaaccagcagcaccggtaatattGAATGCATTGAATAATTGTGGTGTGTAGCATATCATTGTTTatcatttcggaagaggagtccctgctatgaagagcttacaatctaattggtaggtaggaaggacatacagaaacagtagtagggcattctggtaagtgcgtctgcagggggccaagctttatgtatcatgggtatagtattagccacggtgctactcgtatgcttctttaagcaagtgggtcttaacggtggatagagagggtacaagtcgggtattgagggaaagggcattccagaggtgtggggcagtgagtgagaaaggtttaaggcaggagagggctttagatgcaaagggggtagagagaagacatccttgagcagaacgcaagagtcggggtggtgcatagcgagaaattagggccgagatgtaagaaggggcagaagagtttaaagctttaaacgcgaggaggagaattgagtgctagatgcgggatttgataggaagccttgagagtgatttcagcaagggagacgctgagacagatttaggaaagagtagagtgattctggcagcagcgtttaggatagattgaacggaagacaggtgagaggcaggaaggccggacagcaggaggttacagtaattgagatgggagagaatgagggcccgagtcagagttttatcagtcgagcaacagaggaaagggcatatctttgtaatattgtggagtgacaggttttagaaactttttgaatatgagaggagaatgtgagagaggagtcgagtgtgacccctggcAGAGTGCTTGGGTGACTTGACGAacgatagtacttccaacagtaatggggAAAGAGGTAGTAGTagtactataatccctacgctcacacacatttttaactcctccctctgctctggaacctttccatcctccttcaaacatgcaacagccataccattactcaaaaacagcaagcttgaccctatctgtctttctaagtatcaacctgtctccctcctgccttttgcctctaaactccttgaacgtcttgtattctctcgcttgctccattttctcaacacctattctctcctagaccctctacaatctggcttccgcactgctcactctactgaaacagcactcactaaaataactgatgacctccatgctgccagacagaggtcattacactctgctcatattactcgacctctctgcagcatttgacaccgtggaccaccctcttctccttcacattctccatactctgggtattcggaacaaagctctatcctggatctcatcctacctctcccatcgtactttcagtgtcttttctgctaacacctcctcctcctctattgatctctctgtgggggtaccccagggctctgtcctgggacctcttctcttttctctgtatacactctctctaggtgacctaataacatctttttggtttaattatcacctctatgctgacgacacacaaatatatttctcaacacccgaccttacacctgctgaacaaaccaaagtttctgaatgtctctctgcgatatcatcctggatggccctccgccgccttaaactcaacatggctaaaaaagagctcctcatacttcctcccaaacctggccgtactacctccttccacattactgttggaactacgatcattcacccagtattccaagcacgctgcctaggggtcacactcgactcctctctcacattcgcccctcccattcaaaacatttctaaaacctgtcgctttttcttctgcaatataacaaagatacgccctttcctctgttgctcgactgctaaaactctgactcaggccctcattctctcccgtcttgattactgtaacctcttgctgtccggccttcctgcctctcacctgtctcccctacaatctatcctaaacgctgctgccagaatcactctactctttccgagatctgtctcagcatctcccctcatgaaatccctctcctggctttcgaTCAAATccagcatctcacactccattcttctcctcacttttaaagctttacactcttctgcccctccatacatctcagccctaatttctcgttatgcaccatccagactcaaggatgtcttcattctaccccctttgtatctaaagccctctcccgccttaaacccttttcactgattgccccacacctctggaatgcccttcccctcagt containing:
- the LOC142470933 gene encoding olfactory receptor 5P55-like, which codes for MHVKNQTSVTQFLLLGFKDLQSLKIPVFFLFLGICIMTLTGNLLIIVLVSTSHKLHSPMYFFLSHLSLCDILITANIVPNMLLGILEEGATISFNGCITQFYMLAVSVTTECFLLTVMSYDRYLAICHPLRYTTFMEIRLQSHLVFWSWFLGLTIALCIATQICMLQFCGPNVIDHLFCDFAPLLQLSCTDTSLLKLEDVVFTVPITIFSFIFIIVTYVRIFFTILRIPSTSGRQKTFSTCSSHLTVVSLFYGTLITIYQVPSRGHSVNFNKVLSLLYIVVTPLFNPIIYCLRSQDIRAAFRKLVSKKTREG